A DNA window from Fodinibius sp. Rm-B-1B1-1 contains the following coding sequences:
- a CDS encoding LPP20 family lipoprotein has product MKTRILLTFLVAGFLAFGCSSSENVQDNAGSDLPSWYTNPPSSDSEYMYAIGEGTSSRRSMARKQAMQNGRAALTLKLESEVSAMQKNFAEETTSGANSNYSEVFTDVSKSVGQQTLRGVDVDRSKFYTRDNNTKHEVLMLVRLPVGEAADALNQALENTLSKDEEMYTKFKASKGFEEMKQSIEEMKEGNMPSGN; this is encoded by the coding sequence ATGAAAACACGTATACTACTTACTTTTTTAGTAGCTGGATTTTTAGCGTTCGGCTGCAGTAGCTCAGAAAATGTGCAAGACAATGCGGGTAGCGATTTGCCCAGCTGGTACACGAATCCGCCAAGCAGTGATAGCGAATATATGTATGCTATTGGTGAAGGGACCTCTTCTCGTAGAAGTATGGCGCGGAAGCAGGCGATGCAAAATGGACGTGCGGCACTTACGTTAAAGCTTGAATCTGAAGTGAGTGCTATGCAGAAAAACTTTGCAGAAGAAACCACTTCTGGGGCAAATAGTAATTACAGTGAGGTTTTTACTGATGTTTCAAAATCTGTGGGTCAACAAACACTGCGTGGTGTAGATGTGGACCGAAGCAAGTTTTATACACGTGATAACAATACCAAGCATGAGGTATTAATGTTGGTTCGTTTGCCTGTTGGTGAAGCTGCAGATGCTTTGAATCAGGCTCTTGAAAATACATTATCGAAGGATGAAGAGATGTATACCAAGTTTAAGGCTTCAAAAGGGTTTGAAGAGATGAAACAATCCATTGAAGAAATGAAGGAAGGAAATATGCCATCAGGGAATTAG
- a CDS encoding glycogen/starch synthase, translating into MKVLYAAAEISPFARMTHTADLLRFLPASLQDKGYEIRILLPKYGTINDRRNRLHEVIRLSGIEIEVGEKIESMRIKVASIPNAKLQVYFLDNDTYFKRKAMFMNPDTNEHYDDNDERIVFYSKGVLETVAKLGWEPDIIHCHDWAAGLIPLLAKEKYNDLDLFKDTKVVYNIHHPENNGVFNKKLLDLVGLPESVNKDNLIEGDNVDLRTLGLKYSDHVVTGNHITDELDDLFEQLDISARKIQGSPEDVSDKFAAYYDEIAGDEEETEES; encoded by the coding sequence ATGAAAGTATTATACGCTGCCGCTGAAATATCTCCGTTCGCTCGAATGACACACACCGCTGACTTGCTCCGGTTTTTGCCGGCCTCGTTACAAGATAAGGGGTACGAAATTCGAATTTTGTTACCTAAATATGGCACCATTAATGATCGTAGGAATCGACTGCACGAGGTTATTCGCCTTTCTGGTATCGAAATAGAAGTCGGTGAAAAGATCGAAAGCATGCGCATTAAGGTTGCAAGTATCCCTAATGCAAAGTTGCAGGTGTACTTTTTGGATAATGACACCTATTTCAAGCGGAAAGCAATGTTCATGAATCCAGATACCAATGAGCATTATGATGATAATGATGAACGCATAGTCTTTTACAGTAAGGGTGTGTTAGAAACGGTTGCGAAATTGGGTTGGGAGCCTGACATTATCCATTGTCATGATTGGGCAGCGGGATTGATTCCCTTGCTTGCGAAGGAGAAGTACAACGATTTAGATCTTTTCAAGGATACTAAAGTTGTGTACAATATCCACCACCCCGAAAACAATGGTGTATTTAATAAAAAGCTGTTGGATTTGGTTGGTTTGCCCGAATCTGTAAACAAGGACAATCTTATCGAGGGTGATAACGTTGACTTGCGTACTCTTGGTTTAAAATACAGTGACCACGTGGTAACCGGCAACCATATAACAGACGAGTTAGATGATCTGTTTGAGCAGTTGGACATATCGGCCAGAAAGATTCAGGGATCACCTGAAGATGTTTCCGATAAGTTCGCAGCTTACTACGATGAGATTGCCGGAGATGAAGAAGAAACTGAAGAATCATAA
- the glgB gene encoding 1,4-alpha-glucan branching protein GlgB has product MDTILSESDKECWKEGSCYNAHSLMGAQVVEDGVAFAVWAPHAHSVSVVGEFNEWDGRRNPMQKDEETGIWTAKISGIDQWTLYKFELKTGAEAPPFLKSDPYAYAMEVRPKNASLVYDLSGFEWGDEEWMEERGNRQSFQKPISIYEVHLASWRRKGADNNEYLSYRELAHELIPYVNDSGFTHVELMPIAEHPYDPSWGYQVTGYYAPTSRFGDPKDFMYFVDECHKNGIGVIMDWVPGHFPKDEQGLQMFDSTPLYEYGDPQKREQKDWGTYIFDYGKNGVRNFLLSNAHYWCDKYHIDGLRVDAVASMLYLDYSKGPEEWSPNKYGGNEHLEAIRFLKDFNVMIHREFPGILTFAEESTSWAGVTTPVHHDGLGFDYKWNMGWMNDTLEYIQKSAGQRSNDPNKITFPMMYNESENFVLPFSHDEVVHLKKPLVWKSSGDEPEQFANLRLLFTYFYGHPGKKLLFMGGEFAETSEWAEDRSLHWHLLEHNRHQGIKKLVDDLNALYKYEPALHQLDKDPAGFEWIALGKERPSVFSFLRKAQNPADHLLFILNFSDQNVENFSVGPFQGEQYEIILNTESEYYGGTNEGGHYGLGANQHVWMEPFSALVLKPIQQISDK; this is encoded by the coding sequence TTGGATACAATTTTGTCAGAAAGTGATAAGGAGTGCTGGAAAGAGGGTAGTTGTTATAATGCTCACTCTTTGATGGGGGCACAAGTTGTCGAAGATGGAGTGGCGTTTGCCGTATGGGCTCCTCATGCTCACAGTGTAAGTGTCGTGGGTGAGTTTAACGAATGGGATGGGCGACGGAATCCAATGCAGAAAGATGAAGAAACCGGTATTTGGACAGCGAAAATTTCCGGGATTGACCAGTGGACATTATACAAATTTGAGTTAAAGACGGGTGCAGAAGCCCCACCTTTTTTGAAGTCGGACCCCTATGCATATGCCATGGAAGTACGTCCAAAGAATGCTTCTTTGGTGTATGATCTATCAGGTTTTGAATGGGGGGATGAAGAATGGATGGAGGAAAGGGGGAATCGCCAGTCCTTTCAAAAGCCAATATCGATTTACGAAGTCCATCTTGCATCCTGGAGGCGGAAAGGGGCAGATAATAACGAGTATTTAAGCTACCGGGAGTTAGCTCACGAGCTGATTCCTTACGTAAATGATAGTGGTTTTACCCATGTTGAACTCATGCCCATTGCAGAACACCCATACGATCCCTCTTGGGGATACCAGGTGACCGGTTATTATGCACCAACCAGTCGCTTTGGAGACCCAAAGGATTTTATGTACTTCGTCGATGAATGTCATAAAAACGGCATAGGGGTTATTATGGATTGGGTTCCGGGACATTTTCCCAAGGATGAACAAGGGTTGCAGATGTTCGACAGTACACCGCTTTACGAATATGGTGATCCCCAAAAGCGGGAGCAGAAAGATTGGGGAACCTATATTTTTGACTACGGGAAAAATGGTGTCCGAAACTTTTTGTTATCGAATGCACATTACTGGTGTGATAAATATCATATTGATGGTTTGCGAGTAGATGCCGTGGCTTCTATGCTGTATTTAGATTATTCAAAAGGGCCTGAGGAATGGAGCCCAAATAAATATGGTGGCAATGAACATTTAGAGGCGATACGTTTTCTAAAGGATTTTAACGTAATGATTCATCGAGAGTTTCCCGGCATCCTAACGTTCGCCGAAGAGTCAACATCGTGGGCAGGGGTTACCACGCCCGTACATCACGATGGATTGGGATTTGACTATAAATGGAATATGGGATGGATGAACGATACGCTGGAGTATATTCAAAAAAGCGCTGGCCAGCGCAGTAATGATCCCAATAAAATAACTTTTCCGATGATGTATAATGAATCGGAAAATTTTGTGCTCCCCTTTTCGCATGATGAAGTTGTGCATCTTAAAAAGCCACTTGTTTGGAAGAGTTCGGGAGATGAGCCTGAACAGTTTGCTAATCTACGATTGTTATTTACGTATTTCTACGGACATCCCGGAAAAAAGCTGCTATTTATGGGAGGAGAGTTTGCCGAGACCAGTGAGTGGGCTGAGGATCGATCCCTGCATTGGCATTTGTTAGAGCATAATCGTCACCAGGGAATAAAAAAGTTGGTAGATGACTTAAATGCGTTATATAAGTACGAACCTGCATTGCATCAATTAGATAAAGATCCGGCAGGTTTTGAATGGATTGCGTTAGGAAAAGAACGGCCATCTGTCTTTTCATTTTTACGAAAAGCACAAAATCCAGCGGATCATTTGTTATTTATATTGAACTTTTCAGATCAAAACGTAGAAAACTTTTCTGTTGGGCCCTTTCAGGGAGAGCAATATGAGATTATCTTAAACACTGAATCGGAGTATTATGGAGGGACTAACGAGGGGGGACATTACGGTTTGGGGGCTAACCAACATGTTTGGATGGAGCCATTTTCTGCTCTTGTTCTAAAGCCCATACAGCAAATATCGGATAAATAG
- a CDS encoding murein transglycosylase domain-containing protein: MYRRPKRVGTIEGKVVLLVAFLVLNVSSVFAQGYEDYKEEMEEGYNEYVEDIENGVASSEEDYEAYQKKVEKEFNAFKEEMLKKWGDFKERSKKEWVEYKENGTLRISTDFEEGTGQVEVIAESKEEAEKIKEEMPEKVSGAMKSKGTQEGFETDSVPNKEVTDEAVLEGQLDKSEDQTVDEYAEEVAEKNTKTKEVQGDDGETRYVVYVDFQLADDHMQKRAKKVEDFVYKFSEEHNIDPAFTFAIIHVESHFNPTAASHANAYGLMQLVPTTGGRDAYRRIFNEDGIPTKEFLFEPSNNIQMGTTFLDIMESNYFDRADNNTTREYLITAAYNTGAGNVSVAYTGDTNLSKAFSKINSMSPEENYNYLRKNLEYAEARNYLKKVTTQREKYSQWKRQAEK, encoded by the coding sequence ATGTATAGGCGACCAAAAAGGGTGGGGACAATAGAGGGGAAGGTGGTACTTCTTGTTGCTTTTCTTGTGTTAAATGTATCATCAGTGTTTGCCCAAGGATACGAAGATTATAAAGAAGAAATGGAAGAGGGCTATAACGAGTATGTTGAAGATATTGAAAATGGAGTAGCTTCCTCAGAAGAAGATTATGAGGCGTACCAGAAAAAAGTGGAGAAAGAATTCAATGCATTTAAAGAGGAGATGCTTAAGAAATGGGGTGATTTTAAAGAGCGCTCCAAAAAAGAATGGGTAGAATATAAAGAGAACGGGACTCTTCGAATTTCAACGGATTTTGAAGAGGGGACTGGCCAGGTTGAGGTGATAGCTGAAAGCAAGGAAGAGGCCGAGAAAATAAAAGAAGAAATGCCGGAAAAGGTATCGGGTGCTATGAAGTCAAAGGGCACTCAGGAGGGGTTTGAAACCGATAGCGTGCCTAATAAAGAAGTCACTGATGAAGCTGTTTTAGAAGGTCAGTTAGATAAGTCCGAAGATCAGACTGTGGATGAGTATGCCGAGGAAGTAGCAGAGAAGAATACGAAAACCAAGGAGGTTCAGGGCGATGACGGAGAAACTCGTTATGTGGTATATGTGGATTTCCAATTAGCTGATGATCATATGCAGAAACGGGCGAAAAAAGTTGAAGATTTTGTGTATAAGTTCTCGGAAGAGCACAATATTGATCCTGCGTTTACCTTTGCCATCATACATGTAGAGTCGCACTTCAATCCCACTGCTGCTTCACATGCCAATGCGTATGGTTTGATGCAGTTAGTACCTACTACGGGTGGCCGGGATGCATATCGCAGAATCTTTAATGAAGATGGGATTCCAACCAAAGAGTTCTTGTTTGAGCCAAGTAATAATATCCAGATGGGAACGACCTTTTTAGATATTATGGAATCAAACTATTTTGATCGGGCTGACAATAATACTACTCGCGAATACTTGATAACAGCTGCCTATAACACTGGGGCCGGGAATGTTTCTGTTGCTTATACTGGAGATACGAATCTTTCCAAAGCTTTTTCAAAAATAAACAGCATGTCGCCTGAGGAAAACTATAATTATTTGCGAAAAAATCTGGAATATGCAGAGGCGCGAAACTACCTTAAGAAGGTAACGACCCAACGAGAAAAGTACAGTCAGTGGAAGCGTCAGGCAGAAAAATAG
- a CDS encoding phosphosulfolactate synthase: MAFKLNHLPKRTEKPREKGITLVLDKGFSVRQVEDLCETSSNYIDIVKLGWGTSYVTQNLEEKLAVYDNANIPVYFGGTLFEAYVLRDQLDAYMELLDRFNIEHAEVSNGTIWLSDQRKVEIIQKMSKHFTILSEIGSKNPNDIIPPYKWVKMIERELDAGASKIICEARESGTVGVFRPNGEVRSGLIDEIADQVPVENLIFEAPQKEQQVWFIRKFGSNVNLGNIQPSEVIPVETLRLGLRGDTLFDFYSLDDEEMSQLYSDQEKSETDE; the protein is encoded by the coding sequence ATGGCTTTTAAGCTCAATCACCTACCAAAGCGTACCGAAAAACCCCGCGAAAAAGGAATAACGCTGGTCTTAGATAAAGGTTTCAGCGTTCGACAGGTTGAAGATCTTTGTGAGACTTCTTCCAATTATATTGATATAGTAAAACTTGGTTGGGGAACGAGTTACGTAACTCAAAATCTTGAGGAGAAGCTGGCGGTTTACGATAACGCCAATATCCCGGTCTATTTTGGGGGAACTCTTTTCGAGGCATATGTGCTGCGAGATCAGCTTGATGCTTATATGGAATTGTTAGATCGATTCAATATTGAGCATGCCGAAGTTTCAAACGGTACGATCTGGTTGTCAGATCAGCGAAAGGTAGAGATTATTCAGAAAATGAGTAAGCATTTTACTATCCTGTCCGAGATAGGTAGTAAGAATCCAAATGATATTATCCCTCCATATAAGTGGGTTAAGATGATTGAGCGTGAGCTTGATGCCGGTGCATCAAAAATTATTTGCGAGGCACGTGAAAGTGGTACTGTTGGGGTATTTCGACCCAATGGTGAGGTGCGATCCGGACTTATTGATGAGATTGCTGATCAGGTGCCTGTAGAAAATCTGATTTTTGAGGCGCCACAGAAAGAGCAGCAGGTATGGTTTATCCGTAAGTTTGGGAGTAACGTAAACTTGGGTAATATACAGCCATCCGAAGTAATTCCTGTCGAAACTTTGCGTTTAGGTCTTCGTGGGGATACTCTTTTTGATTTTTATTCCCTTGATGATGAAGAGATGAGTCAGCTTTATTCGGATCAAGAAAAAAGCGAGACCGACGAATAA